From Pontibacter actiniarum, a single genomic window includes:
- the hutU gene encoding urocanate hydratase, whose translation MNTATSSPTSKLTKAEFIQKYANHPTYIPPTGPELNAKNWQAEAALRMFLNNLTDEVAEAPADLVVYGGTGQAARTPEDARKIIEVLLDLEEDESLLVQSGKPVGKVRTHAEAPRVLIANSNLVPHWATWEYFNDLRKRGLIMYGQMTAGSWIYIGSQGILQGTYETFVACGVQHFNGDLRHKLLVTGGLGGMGGAQPLAATMAGATFLGVDVDPDRIKKRLETRYIDKMTYDYEEAKQWVLEAKERGEAISVGLVGDIGDVLERLIKDNITPEILTDQTSAHDPLHGYVPNGLSLKEAKELREQDPAKYKELSLKSMARHVGFMLELQKRGSKTFDYGNNLREFAQQGGEANAFNIPGFVPEYIRPLFCEGKGPFRWAALSGDPEDIRVTDEALKELFPENAHMIKWLDEAEEKVAFQGLPCRICWLGMGEREKAGLLFNQLVREGKVKAPIVIGRDHLDCGSVASPYRETEGMKDGSDAISDWPLLNLMSNAAGGATWISFHHGGGVGIGYSQHAGMVILADGTDRAERCLRRVLHNDPAMGIFRHADAGYETAQENAREFGLEL comes from the coding sequence ATGAACACAGCCACTTCATCACCTACTTCAAAACTAACCAAAGCAGAATTTATTCAGAAGTACGCAAACCATCCCACCTATATTCCGCCAACAGGACCGGAGCTAAACGCGAAGAACTGGCAAGCAGAAGCAGCGTTGCGTATGTTCCTCAACAACCTGACCGACGAAGTAGCCGAGGCACCTGCCGACCTGGTGGTGTACGGCGGTACCGGCCAGGCGGCACGCACGCCGGAGGATGCCCGCAAGATTATCGAAGTACTCCTGGACCTGGAGGAGGATGAGAGCCTGCTGGTACAGTCTGGCAAGCCGGTAGGCAAAGTGCGAACGCATGCCGAAGCACCCCGTGTACTGATCGCCAACTCTAACCTGGTGCCGCATTGGGCCACCTGGGAGTATTTTAACGACCTGCGCAAGCGCGGCCTGATCATGTATGGCCAGATGACGGCGGGCAGCTGGATTTACATCGGCTCACAGGGTATACTGCAAGGCACCTACGAAACCTTTGTGGCGTGCGGTGTGCAGCACTTCAACGGTGACCTGCGCCATAAGCTGTTGGTAACAGGCGGCCTAGGTGGTATGGGGGGCGCTCAGCCTTTGGCTGCCACCATGGCAGGTGCTACTTTCTTAGGGGTGGATGTAGACCCGGACCGCATTAAAAAGCGCCTGGAGACCCGCTACATCGACAAAATGACCTACGACTATGAAGAGGCGAAACAGTGGGTGCTAGAGGCGAAGGAAAGAGGAGAAGCCATTTCCGTAGGCCTGGTGGGAGATATTGGTGATGTGCTGGAGCGGCTGATCAAAGATAACATTACCCCGGAAATCCTGACGGACCAGACCTCGGCTCACGACCCGCTGCATGGGTATGTGCCCAACGGCTTGAGCCTGAAAGAGGCCAAAGAACTACGGGAGCAGGACCCGGCGAAATATAAAGAGCTGTCCCTGAAAAGCATGGCGCGCCATGTAGGTTTTATGCTGGAGTTGCAGAAGCGTGGCAGCAAAACATTCGACTATGGCAATAACCTGCGCGAGTTTGCGCAGCAGGGCGGTGAGGCGAATGCCTTCAACATACCGGGCTTTGTGCCGGAGTACATTCGGCCGCTTTTCTGCGAGGGCAAAGGGCCTTTCCGCTGGGCGGCACTTTCCGGTGACCCGGAAGATATCCGTGTAACCGATGAGGCCTTGAAAGAACTCTTCCCGGAGAACGCACACATGATCAAGTGGCTGGATGAGGCGGAGGAAAAAGTGGCTTTTCAGGGGCTGCCGTGCCGCATCTGCTGGCTGGGCATGGGCGAGCGCGAAAAAGCAGGTTTGCTCTTTAACCAACTCGTGCGCGAAGGCAAGGTGAAAGCGCCTATCGTGATCGGCCGCGACCACCTCGACTGCGGTTCCGTGGCCTCGCCGTACCGTGAAACGGAAGGCATGAAAGACGGCTCTGACGCCATTTCTGACTGGCCGCTGCTCAACCTGATGTCTAATGCTGCGGGCGGTGCCACCTGGATTTCGTTTCACCATGGAGGCGGTGTAGGTATTGGTTACTCGCAACACGCCGGTATGGTGATTCTGGCTGACGGAACAGACCGTGCCGAGCGCTGCCTGCGCCGCGTGCTCCACAACGACCCTGCCATGGGTATCTTCCGCCATGCTGATGCAGGCTACGAAACCGCGCAGGAGAATGCCAGGGAGTTTGGGTTGGAGCTGTAG
- a CDS encoding zinc-dependent metalloprotease, which produces MTSSFTKCLWALLLPLLLAGTGMAQKLPSIISKTEGMKRYPGYFTFYYDDETGKIWLEIDKLNQEFLYVNSLSAGLGSNDIGLDRGQLGDNKVVYFSRQGPKVMLVQPNLAYRATSDNPNERRAVEDSFAQSIIWGFKAEAADGDRLLVDATDFLLRDAHNVAGSIKRSKQGSYKLDASRSALYLPRTKSFPQNTEFEATLTFTGGEDAGRYVWEVAPDVQALTLRQHHSFIQLPDNNYTPRPSDPRAGYFGISYLDYATPVGEDIEKRFIARHRLQKKDPKAKVSEAVEPIVYYVDNGAPEPIRTALLEGGRWWNQAFEAAGYKDAFRVEVLPDSADPMDVRYNVIQWVHRSTRGWSYGASVIDPRTGEIIKGHVSLGSLRVRQDYMIAEGLLAPYEEGKPVNKAMMEMALARIRQLSAHELGHTLGIMHNYAANNNASVMDYPHPQVKLDRAGKIDLSNAYGTSIGEWDKVAVAYGYQDFPKGTNEQKALDEMLAKGRAGNLSFISDRDARSPGGAHPTAHLWDNGTNATDELQNVLRVREKALENFSEKNIKPGTAMSTLEDVLVPIYNYHRYQTEAVAKLIGGVNYTYAVRGDKQLVTEVVAKRDQQKALDAMLKTLSPEVLTLPEHIIALIPPRAPGLRNSRELFEKRTGLTFDPLAAAEASADFTLSFLLHPERASRLVELGARGNSLSLQDVVEQLVENTWKGRHQEGLQEIVQLQTEQLVLTHLLTLAHDESASYQARAVAAAALKDLKSFIESKQRSIKQDAYQAHLTLAMERLNRPVAEEVKPSRALDLPPGSPIGSGAVIGCE; this is translated from the coding sequence ATGACCTCATCCTTCACAAAATGCCTCTGGGCCTTGCTGCTTCCTCTGCTGCTGGCTGGCACGGGCATGGCGCAAAAGCTGCCTTCCATCATCTCTAAAACGGAAGGCATGAAGCGCTACCCCGGCTACTTTACCTTTTACTATGACGATGAAACAGGTAAGATCTGGCTCGAAATAGATAAGCTGAACCAGGAGTTCCTGTACGTAAACTCGCTGTCGGCCGGCCTGGGCTCTAACGACATCGGCCTGGACCGCGGCCAGTTGGGCGACAACAAAGTGGTGTACTTTAGCAGGCAAGGCCCCAAAGTGATGCTGGTGCAGCCGAACCTCGCCTACCGCGCCACCTCAGACAACCCGAACGAGCGCCGCGCCGTGGAAGACTCCTTTGCCCAGTCCATCATCTGGGGGTTTAAGGCTGAAGCCGCAGACGGTGACAGGCTACTCGTTGACGCGACTGATTTCCTGCTCCGCGATGCCCATAATGTTGCCGGAAGTATAAAGCGCAGCAAGCAGGGAAGCTATAAGTTAGATGCCAGCCGCTCCGCGCTTTACCTGCCGCGCACGAAAAGCTTTCCGCAGAACACAGAGTTTGAAGCCACCCTTACCTTTACCGGTGGCGAGGATGCCGGGCGCTACGTATGGGAAGTGGCACCAGACGTGCAGGCACTCACGCTGCGACAGCACCATTCTTTCATTCAACTACCTGATAACAACTATACCCCAAGACCATCTGACCCTCGTGCTGGCTATTTCGGAATTTCATATTTAGATTATGCCACACCTGTTGGCGAGGACATTGAGAAGCGCTTTATTGCCCGCCACCGCCTTCAGAAAAAAGACCCCAAAGCCAAGGTATCAGAGGCTGTGGAGCCTATCGTGTATTATGTAGACAACGGAGCCCCGGAACCTATTCGCACAGCACTGCTGGAAGGTGGCCGCTGGTGGAACCAGGCTTTTGAAGCTGCCGGCTACAAGGATGCCTTCCGGGTAGAAGTGCTGCCAGACTCTGCCGACCCGATGGATGTGCGTTACAACGTGATTCAGTGGGTGCACCGCAGTACACGCGGCTGGTCTTACGGCGCCTCCGTTATTGACCCGCGAACCGGGGAGATTATCAAGGGTCATGTATCGCTCGGCTCGCTGCGGGTGCGCCAGGACTATATGATCGCAGAAGGTTTGCTGGCTCCTTATGAAGAGGGAAAGCCCGTAAACAAGGCGATGATGGAGATGGCGCTGGCACGTATTCGCCAGTTATCAGCACACGAATTAGGGCACACCCTGGGGATTATGCACAACTACGCTGCCAATAACAATGCCTCGGTTATGGACTACCCGCACCCGCAGGTGAAGCTGGACAGAGCCGGAAAAATTGACCTGAGTAATGCCTATGGTACCAGCATCGGGGAATGGGACAAAGTGGCCGTAGCGTATGGCTACCAGGACTTCCCGAAAGGCACAAATGAGCAAAAAGCACTGGATGAGATGCTGGCAAAAGGAAGAGCCGGCAACCTGTCGTTCATCTCTGACCGCGATGCCCGCTCCCCGGGAGGCGCACACCCCACCGCGCACCTCTGGGACAATGGCACCAATGCCACCGATGAGCTGCAGAACGTATTGCGTGTGCGAGAAAAGGCGTTGGAAAACTTCTCCGAGAAGAACATCAAACCCGGCACCGCCATGAGTACGCTGGAAGATGTGCTGGTGCCGATTTACAACTACCACCGTTACCAGACAGAGGCCGTGGCCAAGCTGATTGGCGGCGTAAACTACACGTATGCGGTACGTGGCGACAAGCAACTGGTAACCGAGGTGGTGGCGAAACGAGACCAGCAAAAAGCGCTGGACGCCATGCTGAAAACCTTATCACCGGAAGTACTGACGCTGCCAGAGCACATCATCGCGCTGATTCCGCCCCGCGCCCCGGGCCTGCGCAACAGCCGTGAGCTATTCGAGAAACGCACCGGCCTGACCTTCGACCCTTTGGCCGCAGCCGAGGCTTCTGCTGATTTCACGCTTTCGTTTCTGCTGCACCCGGAGCGTGCCTCCCGCCTGGTAGAACTTGGAGCCCGGGGCAACAGCCTAAGCCTGCAGGATGTGGTAGAGCAACTCGTGGAGAACACCTGGAAAGGCCGCCACCAGGAGGGCCTGCAGGAAATTGTGCAGCTGCAGACGGAGCAGCTGGTACTGACACACCTGCTGACGCTGGCACATGATGAAAGTGCCTCGTACCAGGCACGCGCTGTAGCCGCTGCTGCCCTGAAAGACCTGAAAAGCTTTATCGAGAGCAAACAGCGAAGTATAAAGCAAGATGCTTACCAGGCACACCTGACCTTGGCTATGGAGCGGCTGAACCGCCCCGTGGCAGAAGAAGTGAAGCCCAGCAGGGCACTGGACCTACCGCCGGGTTCTCCTATAGGAAGCGGTGCCGTGATCGGCTGTGAGTAA
- a CDS encoding universal stress protein yields MKTILVPIDFSASSRNSFCYALELASRSNAEVILFNVFFPVMSPPATYEAADVIVALEEGKVKELELFSDASRKGICDETRLQAAATAATDVSEKIAALDKVKVRCVAKMGGSYEKILEAITQYQVDLVVMGMQTGEAVSQAILGSTTISVMQESQVPVLAIPQGVTFRSFKSVVFAINLRKLPATADLHLLRDFVKMLGAKLEVLHLYRTNEQYDKFNAQPALEALAANLEGIAYDVSFDICPDVAAGIQEFIREQEADLLVMIPQKHNFFERLLDKSITGQITAHPLVPLLALPSGILEQLREKREESAPAVH; encoded by the coding sequence ATGAAAACCATACTAGTCCCCATCGACTTTTCCGCCAGTTCCAGAAACTCGTTTTGCTATGCCCTTGAGCTAGCCAGCAGATCAAACGCAGAGGTTATACTTTTTAACGTGTTCTTCCCCGTTATGTCGCCACCGGCTACCTACGAAGCGGCCGATGTGATTGTGGCTCTGGAAGAGGGGAAAGTAAAGGAGCTGGAGCTTTTCTCCGATGCGTCGCGAAAGGGTATCTGCGATGAGACAAGGTTACAGGCCGCAGCAACGGCAGCTACCGACGTTAGCGAAAAGATAGCTGCTTTAGACAAGGTAAAGGTAAGGTGCGTAGCCAAAATGGGCGGCTCTTATGAAAAGATCCTCGAGGCGATCACGCAGTACCAGGTTGACCTCGTGGTAATGGGCATGCAAACAGGCGAGGCTGTCAGCCAGGCCATACTTGGCAGCACTACGATTTCGGTGATGCAGGAAAGCCAGGTTCCTGTGCTGGCTATTCCGCAGGGGGTTACTTTCCGGAGCTTCAAATCGGTTGTTTTCGCCATTAACCTGCGTAAGCTTCCTGCCACCGCAGACCTGCACCTTCTCCGGGACTTTGTGAAGATGCTCGGGGCGAAGCTGGAGGTGCTCCACCTGTACCGCACCAACGAGCAGTACGACAAGTTTAACGCCCAGCCTGCATTAGAGGCACTTGCCGCTAACCTGGAAGGTATAGCCTACGATGTGTCTTTTGATATTTGCCCCGACGTAGCTGCCGGCATTCAGGAGTTCATCCGGGAGCAGGAGGCAGACCTGCTGGTCATGATTCCGCAAAAGCATAATTTCTTCGAGCGGCTGCTAGATAAAAGCATCACCGGCCAGATCACGGCTCACCCCCTGGTGCCACTGCTGGCCCTGCCGTCCGGAATCCTGGAGCAGCTTCGGGAGAAAAGGGAGGAATCTGCCCCGGCAGTACACTAA
- a CDS encoding M20/M25/M40 family metallo-hydrolase codes for MKRKVHAFLFLLLLTGGIAQAQVKDPVVEGIVKEANENSQLEVLAHELLDGTGPRLVGTPEMQKAHDWAVAKYKDWGIAAKNEKWGEWRGWQRGVTHVDMVHPRVQSLEATQLAWSPGTKSKGVTAELVVLPDVQDSVAFQKWLPSVKGKLVMISMQQPTGRPDYNWEEFATKESLAKMKEEREAQTAAFNENMKKTGYTSRTLPAALEKAGAAGVVTSNWSRGFGVNKIFGAYTKKIPSIDVALEDYGMLYRLVESGSKPQIRIQAESKELKNAPTFNTVAQIKGTEKPEEYVVLSAHFDSWDGGTGATDNGTGTIVMMEAMRILKKMYPNPKRTIIAGHWGSEEQGLNGSRAFVADHPEIVKNIQAVFNQDNGTGRVVNISGQGFLHAYDYLGRWLSAAPREITSGIETNFPGFPGGGGSDHASFVAAGAPAFMLSSLNWSYGTYTWHTNRDTYDKIVFDDVRNNAILVAILAYKASEDPATANRERIVLPVDSRTGEQRTWPEQREPTRKGGLD; via the coding sequence ATGAAAAGAAAAGTACACGCCTTTCTCTTCCTGCTGCTGCTAACTGGCGGTATAGCGCAGGCACAGGTAAAAGACCCTGTAGTGGAGGGCATCGTAAAAGAAGCCAACGAGAACTCTCAGCTGGAGGTACTGGCGCACGAGCTGCTGGACGGCACCGGGCCGCGCTTAGTCGGCACACCCGAAATGCAGAAAGCACATGACTGGGCCGTGGCAAAGTATAAAGACTGGGGCATTGCCGCTAAAAACGAAAAATGGGGCGAGTGGCGCGGCTGGCAACGCGGCGTTACGCATGTAGACATGGTGCACCCCCGCGTTCAGTCTTTGGAAGCAACGCAACTGGCCTGGAGCCCGGGCACCAAAAGTAAAGGCGTTACGGCTGAACTGGTAGTGCTGCCAGATGTGCAGGACTCGGTAGCTTTCCAGAAATGGCTACCAAGCGTGAAAGGCAAACTGGTAATGATCTCGATGCAGCAGCCAACCGGCCGCCCCGATTATAACTGGGAAGAGTTTGCCACCAAAGAGTCGCTGGCCAAGATGAAGGAAGAGCGCGAGGCACAGACAGCGGCCTTCAACGAGAACATGAAGAAAACCGGCTATACTTCCCGTACACTGCCGGCAGCGCTGGAAAAAGCAGGTGCAGCAGGTGTGGTGACTTCTAACTGGTCGCGTGGCTTTGGTGTGAACAAGATATTTGGTGCCTATACAAAGAAAATTCCAAGTATAGACGTTGCCCTGGAAGATTATGGTATGCTGTACAGGCTGGTAGAGTCTGGCAGTAAACCACAAATCAGAATTCAGGCAGAGTCAAAAGAACTCAAAAATGCGCCTACCTTTAACACTGTTGCGCAAATTAAAGGCACTGAAAAGCCAGAAGAATATGTGGTGCTATCAGCTCACTTCGACTCATGGGACGGTGGCACGGGCGCAACCGACAACGGTACTGGTACCATTGTGATGATGGAAGCCATGCGCATCCTGAAGAAGATGTACCCCAACCCTAAAAGAACCATCATTGCCGGACATTGGGGTAGCGAAGAGCAAGGGCTCAACGGCTCACGTGCTTTTGTGGCAGATCATCCTGAAATCGTAAAGAACATTCAGGCAGTTTTTAACCAGGATAACGGTACTGGCAGAGTAGTGAACATTTCTGGTCAGGGCTTCCTGCACGCGTATGACTACCTGGGCCGTTGGTTAAGTGCTGCTCCAAGAGAAATCACCAGCGGTATCGAAACAAACTTCCCGGGCTTCCCGGGTGGCGGCGGTTCTGACCATGCCTCTTTTGTGGCTGCTGGCGCACCTGCTTTTATGCTAAGCTCACTTAACTGGTCTTACGGCACCTACACCTGGCACACCAACCGCGACACTTACGATAAAATTGTGTTTGATGATGTGCGCAACAATGCCATACTGGTAGCTATACTTGCCTACAAAGCCAGCGAAGATCCTGCAACGGCGAATCGTGAGCGCATCGTGCTACCTGTTGATTCCAGAACGGGAGAACAGAGAACGTGGCCTGAGCAAAGAGAGCCAACCCGCAAAGGCGGCTTAGACTAA
- a CDS encoding 3-keto-disaccharide hydrolase — translation MQQDSWAPLFNGETTSGWHSYGQPAAGAAWEVRAGALYLNTDAKAKGATGGDLVSAGVYGDFHLRLEWKIAPGGNSGLLFYVQEEPEKYTQSWQSGPEIQLLDNALHADAMIPNRRAGDLYDLLACTEETVKPAGAWNELELICDAGKVQVIQNGVQTLTAQLWNDAWQELIQQSKFKDFPDFGTYKSGRIALQDHGDEVWFRHIFIQEL, via the coding sequence ATGCAGCAGGACAGCTGGGCACCCTTGTTTAACGGAGAAACAACAAGCGGCTGGCACTCCTACGGCCAGCCTGCAGCCGGTGCGGCCTGGGAGGTGCGCGCGGGTGCCCTGTACCTGAACACAGACGCCAAAGCGAAGGGGGCTACCGGCGGCGACCTTGTCTCGGCCGGGGTATACGGCGATTTTCACCTGAGACTGGAGTGGAAGATTGCCCCCGGCGGCAACAGCGGCTTGTTGTTTTATGTGCAGGAGGAGCCGGAAAAGTATACCCAAAGCTGGCAGTCCGGTCCTGAAATCCAGTTGCTTGACAATGCCCTGCACGCTGACGCTATGATCCCCAACCGACGCGCCGGAGATCTGTACGACCTGCTCGCCTGTACAGAAGAAACGGTAAAACCGGCAGGGGCATGGAATGAGCTGGAGCTAATCTGTGACGCAGGCAAGGTGCAGGTAATCCAAAATGGTGTGCAGACACTAACGGCGCAGCTGTGGAACGATGCGTGGCAGGAGCTTATCCAGCAAAGCAAGTTCAAGGACTTTCCGGACTTTGGTACTTACAAAAGCGGCCGCATTGCGCTGCAGGACCATGGCGATGAAGTATGGTTTCGTCACATTTTCATACAGGAGCTCTAA
- a CDS encoding class I SAM-dependent methyltransferase: protein MFHLPLTSLAAQLGDIDIYLFDQLLKGRIRKGVTLLDAGCGTGRNIRYLMQAGVKAFGADSSEAAIAKVRAMAAEVAPATSAKNFVVSDLAALPFADEQFDVVLCSAVLHFAKDEMHFRGMVQELWRVLQPGGMLFCRLSTTIGMEGKLQQVGERLYQMPHGPAWFLADEKLLRELLATLGATMLEPLKTVLVEQDRSMTTLVLQKR from the coding sequence ATGTTCCACCTGCCCCTTACCTCACTCGCTGCCCAACTTGGAGACATTGACATTTACCTTTTCGACCAGCTCCTGAAAGGCCGCATCAGGAAAGGAGTAACGCTGCTCGATGCCGGCTGCGGCACTGGCCGGAACATACGCTACCTGATGCAGGCCGGCGTAAAAGCCTTTGGGGCAGACAGCTCTGAGGCAGCCATAGCAAAGGTGCGCGCAATGGCTGCCGAGGTAGCCCCTGCCACCTCGGCCAAAAACTTCGTAGTATCCGATTTGGCGGCCCTCCCCTTTGCTGACGAGCAGTTTGACGTGGTGCTTTGCAGCGCAGTGCTTCACTTTGCAAAAGATGAGATGCATTTCAGAGGGATGGTGCAGGAGCTGTGGCGCGTACTACAGCCCGGAGGCATGCTCTTCTGCCGCCTCAGCACGACCATCGGCATGGAGGGCAAGCTGCAGCAGGTGGGAGAAAGGCTGTACCAGATGCCGCACGGACCGGCTTGGTTTCTGGCGGATGAAAAACTGTTGCGCGAGCTGCTGGCCACACTTGGTGCCACCATGCTGGAACCCCTGAAAACAGTTCTGGTGGAGCAGGACAGGAGCATGACGACGCTGGTACTGCAAAAGCGGTAA
- a CDS encoding c-type cytochrome, whose product MKVKYLLTILSSCAILASCGGNESEGEQYYDSEQREAAAEDGTESPVEQTKVGADAAANDMTDNSQAATEEANFDKGAKLIAMSDCLSCHNEEQKVVGPAYVEVADKYAFNDKNVDYLAGKIIEGGAGVWGQVPMTPHPDLSREDAREMAKYILSLHK is encoded by the coding sequence ATGAAAGTAAAATACTTGCTAACCATCTTGAGCAGCTGCGCTATACTTGCCTCTTGTGGCGGAAACGAGTCCGAAGGCGAGCAGTACTACGACTCGGAGCAGCGTGAGGCAGCGGCAGAGGACGGCACCGAGAGCCCGGTGGAGCAGACGAAAGTAGGCGCTGATGCAGCAGCCAACGACATGACCGACAATAGCCAGGCCGCAACAGAGGAGGCGAATTTCGATAAAGGCGCCAAGCTCATTGCCATGTCCGATTGCCTTTCGTGCCACAACGAGGAGCAGAAGGTGGTGGGCCCCGCCTATGTTGAAGTTGCCGACAAGTATGCGTTCAACGATAAAAACGTGGACTACCTGGCTGGCAAGATCATAGAGGGGGGCGCTGGCGTGTGGGGCCAGGTGCCTATGACGCCGCACCCGGACCTGAGCCGCGAGGATGCCCGTGAGATGGCCAAATACATCCTGTCGTTGCACAAGTAA
- a CDS encoding SMP-30/gluconolactonase/LRE family protein, translating to MPTHDPLIASTVAGTQSRLGEGPCWHPQEQVLYWVDIEGQALRKYSPGTKEVVAYPMPERVNAVVPMAGGGLLLALHNRVCSYNTATGEIGTLARPLTDASIRLNDGKCDPCGRFWVGTMALDVRAGAAALYCVQQNLQVTLALQHLTISNGLAWSKNGDTFYFTDSPTRTVQAFDFDLAAGSIRNPRVVVRVPEQEGMPDGLDIDVNGNLWIALHGSAAVACFNPDTGEQLQRVEVEAINVTSCTFGGPNLDTLYITTAREWLPEEQLEKYPLSGSVFEVKPGVKGREVNFFRPSV from the coding sequence TTGCCTACCCATGACCCACTTATTGCCTCAACTGTAGCAGGTACCCAAAGCCGCTTAGGTGAAGGGCCGTGCTGGCATCCGCAGGAGCAGGTGCTGTATTGGGTGGATATTGAGGGGCAAGCCCTGCGCAAGTACAGCCCAGGCACAAAGGAGGTTGTTGCGTATCCGATGCCGGAGCGTGTAAACGCGGTGGTGCCAATGGCTGGCGGAGGTTTGCTGCTGGCGCTTCATAACCGCGTTTGCAGCTACAATACAGCCACTGGGGAAATAGGCACGCTTGCAAGGCCGCTGACAGATGCGTCTATCCGCCTCAACGATGGAAAGTGCGACCCCTGCGGGCGCTTCTGGGTTGGAACTATGGCGCTGGATGTACGTGCCGGGGCTGCGGCCTTGTACTGCGTCCAGCAGAACCTGCAGGTAACACTGGCGCTGCAGCACCTTACCATCTCCAACGGACTCGCCTGGTCCAAGAACGGCGATACATTTTATTTTACCGATTCTCCCACACGCACTGTACAGGCTTTCGACTTTGATCTGGCGGCAGGAAGTATCCGCAACCCGCGCGTTGTGGTGCGTGTGCCGGAGCAGGAGGGTATGCCTGACGGCCTGGACATCGACGTAAACGGGAACCTCTGGATTGCGCTGCATGGAAGTGCCGCTGTGGCCTGTTTTAACCCTGATACAGGCGAGCAGTTGCAGCGGGTAGAGGTAGAGGCCATTAACGTAACATCCTGCACCTTCGGAGGCCCCAACCTGGACACGCTCTACATCACCACAGCCCGGGAGTGGCTGCCAGAGGAGCAGCTCGAGAAGTACCCGCTTAGCGGAAGCGTTTTCGAGGTAAAGCCAGGGGTGAAAGGGCGAGAGGTGAACTTCTTCCGGCCGTCCGTGTAG
- a CDS encoding metallophosphoesterase yields the protein MLFQIIGFLIFSLLLLGLDLYLYQAILAMRWFSGGSKKKHFTCTWWGYAAVTILLAVFINRQFNVSEPVREMFIANLFIALTTKITFLAFVLLDDVRRGSVWLKRKLAPVKQQQIKPANPVENKITRSEFLLKTGALVAAVPLVSMSRGVLSGAYDYQVKHQVLYLPNLPKAFDGIRLGQLSDIHSGSFYNQRAVLGGVEMLLQEKPDFIFFTGDLVNDRASEMRDYQDIFSKVKAPLGVFSVLGNHDYGDYKLWESAAAKAKNLAAIKTTHKNMGWDLLLNEHRSLKVDKEELAIIGIENWGTGMATQYGRMDMAVKGTKDAPVKLLLSHDPSHWRAEVLPKYPQIDATFSGHTHGMQLGVQTDHFQWSPIQYRYSEWAGLYQEQQQQLYVNVGYGFLEYPGRVGILPEITVFELRCT from the coding sequence ATGCTTTTCCAGATCATCGGCTTCCTCATTTTCTCCCTGCTGCTGCTCGGTTTAGACCTGTACCTCTATCAAGCCATACTTGCCATGCGCTGGTTTTCCGGGGGCTCCAAAAAGAAGCATTTCACCTGTACCTGGTGGGGCTACGCAGCCGTAACCATTTTGCTTGCCGTTTTCATCAACAGGCAGTTCAACGTGAGTGAGCCGGTGCGGGAGATGTTTATCGCAAACCTCTTTATCGCCTTGACTACTAAGATTACCTTTCTGGCCTTTGTGCTGTTAGATGACGTGAGGCGGGGCAGTGTCTGGCTGAAGCGCAAGCTGGCTCCTGTAAAGCAGCAGCAAATAAAACCCGCGAACCCGGTAGAGAACAAGATTACCCGCTCCGAATTTCTGTTGAAAACAGGCGCACTGGTTGCGGCTGTACCACTCGTTTCCATGAGCCGGGGTGTGCTCTCCGGGGCGTATGACTATCAGGTAAAGCACCAGGTTTTATACTTACCAAACCTCCCCAAAGCCTTTGATGGCATTAGGCTCGGGCAACTATCAGACATACACTCCGGAAGCTTTTATAACCAAAGAGCCGTGCTGGGCGGCGTGGAAATGCTACTCCAGGAGAAGCCCGACTTCATCTTTTTTACTGGCGATTTGGTAAATGACAGAGCTTCTGAAATGCGTGATTACCAGGATATCTTCTCGAAAGTAAAGGCTCCTCTTGGGGTATTTTCGGTGTTGGGCAACCATGATTATGGCGATTACAAGCTTTGGGAAAGTGCAGCAGCCAAAGCAAAAAATCTTGCCGCAATCAAAACCACGCACAAAAACATGGGATGGGATCTGCTCCTGAACGAGCACCGAAGCTTAAAAGTAGATAAGGAAGAACTGGCTATTATCGGCATTGAGAACTGGGGCACTGGAATGGCTACACAGTACGGCAGGATGGACATGGCCGTAAAAGGCACAAAAGACGCCCCTGTAAAGTTGCTGTTGTCGCACGACCCATCGCATTGGCGAGCGGAGGTGCTACCGAAATACCCGCAGATTGATGCTACGTTTAGCGGCCACACCCACGGCATGCAGCTTGGCGTTCAAACAGATCACTTCCAGTGGAGCCCCATCCAATACCGCTACAGCGAGTGGGCCGGGCTGTACCAGGAGCAGCAGCAGCAACTGTATGTAAATGTGGGCTATGGTTTCCTGGAGTACCCGGGGCGTGTGGGTATCCTACCGGAGATTACCGTTTTTGAGCTCCGCTGCACCTGA